A window of Fragaria vesca subsp. vesca linkage group LG7, FraVesHawaii_1.0, whole genome shotgun sequence contains these coding sequences:
- the LOC101314328 gene encoding putative peptide/nitrate transporter At2g37900-like, whose translation MDRQEVEKRLKRSGGETRREEENLVHDSSIDYKGRVPLRASTGVWKASLFIITIEFSERLSYFGIATNLITYLTQVLHQDIKTAAKNVNYWAGVTTIMPLIGGFLADAYTGRFNMVMFASLVYLMGLSLLTMSQFIPSLKPCKTEICRQPRKLHEVLLFVALYFISVGTGGHKPCLQSFGADQFDDDHLEERKKKMSFFNWWNFALCCGLFLGVTVIVYVQDSVSWGVADLVLTITLAITIVTFYMGKYCYRYRVAHGSPLIPMLQVLVAAIRKRNLPNPQNPDLLFEVPKSEKYSHGRLLLHTNRLRFLDKAAIIDREENENYQSCEQKHNPWRLATLTRVEELKLILNMIPIWLTLLPNTVCLAQASTFFVKQAATMNRNITNDFKIPPASIFSLGAIAMLVSVMVYDKVLVPMLRKATGNERGMNILHRIGVGMILVVIAMAVTALVERKRLQYADPQAMSVFWLAPQYIILGIGDAFALVGLQEYFYDQVPDSMRSLGVALYLSVIGVGSFLSSFLISVLDHVTAKYGRSWFGKDLSGSRLDNFFWLLAALNGLNLCVYGYFARGYTYKNVDRRVALGDHSVRNGNDQSIA comes from the exons ATGGACCGGCAAGAAGTCGAAAAGAGATTAAAAAGATCAGGTGGAGAAACAAGAAGGGAGGAAGAGAACTTGGTTCATGATTCATCTATAGACTACAAAGGTAGAGTTCCTCTACGTGCTTCAACCGGCGTTTGGAAAGCTTCTCTCTTTATCATCA CTATTGAATTCAGTGAGAGGCTAAGTTACTTTGGAATAGCAACAAATCTCATCACATACCTCACCCAAGTGCTTCATCAAGACATCAAGACCGCAGCGAAAAATGTGAACTATTGGGCAGGAGTGACGACAATCATGCCTTTAATCGGAGGGTTCTTAGCAGATGCCTACACGGGCCGATTCAACATGGTTATGTTTGCATCCCTCGTATATCTAATG GGTCTGAGTCTGTTGACAATGTCACAATTCATCCCGAGTCTAAAGCCCTGCAAAACGGAGATATGTCGACAGCCTAGAAAGCTTCATGAAGTGTTGCTCTTTGTTGCCTTGTACTTCATCTCTGTTGGAACCGGAGGTCACAAGCCCTGTCTTCAAAGCTTTGGAGCTGATCAATTCGACGATGATCACTTGGAAGAAAGAAAGAAGAAAATGTCTTTCTTCAACTGGTGGAACTTTGCACTTTGTTGTGGGCTGTTTCTTGGTGTAACTGTGATTGTTTATGTTCAGGACTCAGTGAGCTGGGGGGTAGCAGACCTTGTTCTCACAATCACCCTGGCTATTACAATAGTGACGTTTTACATGGGGAAATATTGTTACCGTTATAGAGTAGCACATGGAAGCCCTTTGATACCCATGTTACAGGTCTTGGTTGCAGCCATTAGAAAAAGAAATTTGCCCAATCCTCAAAACCCTGATCTGCTCTTTGAAGTTCCCAAGTCAGAGAAGTACTCCCATGGAAGGCTTCTACTTCACACAAATAGGCTCAG GTTTCTAGACAAGGCTGCGATAATCGATCGCGAAGAGAATGAGAACTACCAATCTTGTGAGCAAAAACACAACCCTTGGAGATTGGCTACATTGACAAGAGTGGAGGAATTGAAACTCATCTTGAACATGATCCCCATTTGGCTCACCTTATTACCAAATACAGTGTGTTTGGCACAAGCATCGACCTTTTTCGTTAAACAAGCTGCTACAATGAACCGCAACATCACTAACGACTTCAAGATCCCACCGGCCTCCATTTTCTCTCTTGGAGCCATTGCAATGCTAGTCTCAGTCATGGTCTACGACAAAGTTCTTGTCCCAATGCTGCGTAAAGCCACCGGCAACGAAAGGGGTATGAACATCCTCCATAGGATCGGAGTCGGGATGATACTTGTGGTGATAGCAATGGCCGTTACGGCACTAGTTGAACGAAAAAGGCTACAATATGCTGATCCACAAGCTATGAGTGTGTTCTGGTTAGCTCCTCAGTACATAATTCTTGGTATAGGGGATGCATTTGCTCTGGTTGGTTTGCAAGAGTATTTTTATGACCAAGTTCCGGACTCAATGAGAAGCTTAGGGGTTGCTTTGTACTTGAGTGTGATTGGGGTTGGGAGCTTCTTGAGCAGCTTTCTAATTAGTGTTTTGGATCATGTTACAGCGAAGTATGGGAGAAGTTGGTTTGGGAAGGACTTGAGTGGAAGCCGCTTGGACAATTTCTTCTGGCTATTGGCAGCCCTGAATGGGTTGAATTTATGTGTGTATGGGTACTTTGCTAGAGGTTATACCTACAAAAATGTGGACCGGAGAGTAGCTTTGGGTGATCACTCTGTTAGGAATGGAAATGATCAATCCATTGCTTAG
- the LOC101310163 gene encoding BEL1-like homeodomain protein 9-like, which yields MAGEGFEAFDVPQQSRRDHFRVMNLLTNPPQPQLSLFTPSSTMPTHQPPLPLRFSDHDHRRVFERGEFRSSLVPLGPFTGYASILKHSRFLNPAQQLLQDSCGSDRSDSDPPRLLNYFNERARDQIIGVSDRFELQFKNSSLTIMLDEVYKRYKLYCQQMESVVASFETIDGIGNAAPYMSFAIKAVLKHFGFLKNAILDILQSKGKSTVGDFSLVKDDIRGVSKRGLCSQNPSHQNLTSNFHLSEIRSQRGLPETAVSVMRTWLFEHFLHPYPSDSEKQRLAQQTGLSRTQVSNWFINSRVRLWKPMVEEIHSLETQQSPMISNSDVTRRNVTAPSLGSYSLENPLHLGTLPQTKRSRTNKHLDMSEQNETQSNAAAYENITGNYLHMNSHEGEVSLALSLQAKK from the exons ATGGCAGGCGAGGGTTTTGAAGCCTTCGACGTCCCCCAACAAAGCAGAAGAGACCACTTCCGAGTCATGAACCTCCTAACCAACCCACCACAGCCACAACTCTCACTCTTCACACCCTCCTCCACCATGCCAACCCACCAACCACCGCTTCCTCTACGTTTCTCCGACCACGACCACCGCCGCGTTTTTGAACGTGGTGAGTTCAGAAGCAGCCTTGTTCCCCTAGGCCCTTTCACAGGCTACGCTTCCATACTGAAGCACTCCAGGTTTCTCAACCCTGCGCAGCAACTCCTTCAAGACTCCTGCGGGTCGGATCGGTCCGATTCAGACCCTCCTCGTCTCCTTAACTACTTCAATGAAAGAGCAAGAGATCAGATTATTGGAGTCAGTGATCGGTTCGAGCTTCAGTTCAAGAATTCCAGTCTCACCATCATGCTCGATGAG GTCTACAAGAGATATAAGCTATATTGCCAGCAGATGGAGTCAGTTGTTGCATCGTTTGAAACTATTGATGGGATTGGAAATGCAGCACCGTACATGTCTTTTGCCATCAAGGCCGTTTTGAAGCACTTTGGTTTCTTGAAGAATGCCATTTTGGACATACTTCAATCAAAAGGCAAGAGTACTGTTGGTGATTTTAGCCTTGTTAAAGATGACATTAGGGGGGTTTCTAAAAGAGGCCTTTGTAGCCAAAACCCAAGTCATCAGAACCTGACCAGCAACTTTCATCTATCGGAAATTCGATCCCAAAGAGGACTTCCGGAAACTGCAGTGTCTGTGATGAGGACATGGCTCTTCGAACACTTCCTTCATCC TTATCCTAGTGATTCTGAAAAGCAAAGGCTAGCTCAACAAACAGGCTTATCAAGAACTCAG GTTTCCAATTGGTTTATCAATTCAAGAGTAAGACTTTGGAAGCCAATGGTGGAAGAAATACACAGCCTGGAAACACAACAATCTCCAATGATTTCAAATTCAGACGTAACGAGAAGAAACGTAACGGCGCCATCTCTTGGCTCTTATTCTTTAGAGAACCCTCTCCATTTGGGGACTCTGCCTCAAACTAAACGCTCTAGAACCAACAAACATCTTGACATGTCTGAGCAGAACGAAACACAAAGCAATGCAGCAGCTTATGAGAATATCACAGGGAATTATCTTCATATGAATAGCCATGAAGGTGAAGTGTCTTTAGCATTAAGCCTACAGGCCAAAAAATGA
- the LOC101314038 gene encoding uncharacterized protein LOC101314038, which yields MSGGVRTSVKGFLINANSNWRSTGIEAADEKQKPQDVSEPLRQTDIETAGHHAEENHNERQIPSNLTRGNSCIAEEPDDDDDDDPLPSVKDLQLQGDPLVGQEITVCGHCINGTSLCDADQWLRHHQDGSVSNIDGATSPEHLVTADDIGACLAVEVVPLDVRNRKGKLQKLFANDHKNISCDPKMQSLGHFRRTGYSLKYTKLLEGSVVVEDHKFTPNTVVSIPYGSPAEFIITDSDSGGADHSLKIDYGLRDTVVLILRLFIRAREEEMSSKRRKQGAGDLH from the exons ATGAGTGGCGGGGTTCGCACAAGTGTGAAGGGTTTCCTAATCAATGCAAATAGCAATTGGAGAAGTACTGGAATCGAAGCTGCGGATGAGAAACAGAAACCACAAGATGTATCTGAACCTTTGAGGCAAACAGACATAGAGACTGCTGGTCATCATGCGGAGGAAAACCATAATGAGAGACAAATCCCATCCAATTTGACTAGAGGAAACTCTTGCATTGCTGAAGAGCCTGATGATGATGATGATGATGATCCATTGCCTTCTGTAAAGGACCTCCAGCTTCAAGGTGACCCATTAGTGGGACAAGAAATTACAGTATGTGGACACTGCATTAATGGAACATCTCTATGTGATGCGGATCAG TGGCTACGCCATCATCAAGATGGATCTGTTAGTAACATTGATGGAGCGACGAGTCCGGAACATCTTGTTACTGCTGATGATATTGGTGCATGCCTTGCAGTTGAAGTTGTGCCTCTAGATGTCAGGAATAGAAAAGGAAAGCTACAAAAGCTCTTTGCCAATGACCACAAAAATATAAGCTGTGATCCAAAAATGCAAAGCCTG GGACACTTTAGGAGGACGGGTTACAGTCTAAAGTATACAAAGCTGTTGGAAGGTAGTGTTGTAGTTGAAGATCATAAGTTTACTCCAAACACAGTTGTTTCAATTCCTTATGGAAGTCCTGCAGAATTCATCATAACTGATTCTGATAGCGGTGGTGCTGATCATTCTCTAAAAATCGATTATGGTCTGAGGGATACAGTTGTGCTGATATTGCGATTATTTATCCGAGCGAGGGAAGAGGAGATGTCAAGCAAAAGGAGAAAACAG GGGGCTGGGGATCTCCATTAG
- the LOC101310461 gene encoding ras-related protein Rab2BV-like, producing MAYKVDHEYDYLFKIVLIGDSGVGKSNILSRFTRNEFCLESKSTIGVEFATRTLQVEGKTVKAQIWDTAGQERYRAITSAYYRGAVGALLVYDITKRQTFDNVTRWLRELRDHADSNIVIMMAGNKSDLNHLRGVPGEDAQLLAEKEGLSFLETSALEAHNVENAFQTILLDIYHIISKKALAAQEAASTTGLPQGTTINVANLSCDANKKTACCSN from the exons ATGGCGTACAAGGTCGATCACGAATATGATTACCTCTTCAAGATTGTGTTGATTGGAGATTCGGGTGTTGGGAAGTCCAACATTCTTTCCAGGTTTACGAGGAATGAGTTTTGTTTGGAGTCCAAGTCCACCATTGGAGTTGAGTTTGCGACCAGGACATTACAG GTAGAGGGGAAGACAGTGAAAGCCCAAATATGGGACACAGCAGGTCAAGAGAGGTACCGAGCCATTACCAGTGCTTACTACAGAGGTGCTGTTGGCGCTCTATTGGTTTATGACATTACCAAAAGGCAAACGTTTGACAATGTCACAAGGTGGCTACGTGAACTCAGAGACCATGCAGACTCAAATATTGTCATTATGATGGCCGGTAACAAATCTGACCTTAATCACCTGAGAGGTGTCCCAGGAGAAGATGCTCAACTCTTGGCTGAGAAGGAAGGTCTCTCGTTCTTAGAAACTTCAGCATTGGAGGCCCATAATGTTGAGAATGCATTTCAGACAATTTTGTTGGATATATACCACATAATAAGCAAGAAAGCATTAGCAGCACAGGAGGCAGCTTCGACCACTGGACTTCCTCAAGGAACTACCATCAATGTTGCAAATTTATCCTGTGACGCGAATAAGAAAACTGCTTGTTGCTCTAACTAA
- the LOC101309585 gene encoding protein DA1-related 2-like, with amino-acid sequence MAPSGVNQLSHPCIYGEFVSSYAERKSRFMKWLSKLFRSGNGRGGAAGNRNPQLIGDENMVWRAPFRSMDERSRTQKEKEELDHAIALSLAEDSKRPSGHGYRWQEKDNELNRSLDSLNPPIFPPYAPPVPQYYPYGTRICGGCKQDIDYGNYLGCMGTFFHPQCFCCRSCGHPIVENEFSLSGRDPYHKSCFKELAHPKCEVCHQFIPTNRAGLIEYRCHPFWSQKYCPSHEHDNTARCCSCERLESWDARYISVGDGRSLCFECMESAIMDTGDCQPLYHAIRDYYEGMNMRLDQQIPMLLVERQALNEALVGEKNGLHHMPETRGLCLSEEQTVTSILKRPRIGGHQLIGMRTQPQKLTRRCEVTAILVLYSLPRLLTGAILAHELMHGWLRLKGYRNLNPEVEEGICQVLSYMWLETEVMPGFKNMPSTSTAASSSTSSSSSKKGGKSNVEQKLGEFFMHQIANDSSPAYGGGFRAANAAVNKFGLRRTLDHIRFTGSFP; translated from the exons ATGGCTCCCTCAGGTGTCAACCAGCTCTCTCACCCTTGTATTTATG GGGAGTTTGTTTCTTCATACGCAGAGAGGAAGTCACGCTTTATGAAATGGCTGAGTAAACTTTTCAGGAGCGGCAACGGTCGAGGAGGAGCTGCTGGGAATCGCAATCCACAGCTTATTGGTGACGAAAACATGGTGTGGCGTGCGCCTTTTCGCTCCATG GATGAGCGGTCTAGAACACAGAAAGAGAAAGAGGAATTAGACCATGCAATCGCGCTCTCTCTGGCTGAAGATTCTAAGAGACCAAGTGGCCATG GATATAGATGGCAGGAGAAGGATAACGAGCTTAATAGGTCACTTGATAGTCTAAATCCACCTATATTCCCTCCATATGCCCCTCCAGTTCCTCAGTATTATCCGTATGGAACTAG AATCTGTGGTGGTTGTAAACAAGATATAGATTACGGTAATTATTTGGGCTGCATGGGGACATTTTTTCATCCTCAGTGCTTCTGTTGTCGCTCTTGTGGTCATCCAATTGTTGAGAATGAG TTCTCTCTATCAGGGAGGGATCCATACCATAAGTCCTGTTTCAAGGAGCTGGCCCATCCTAAATGTGAAGTTTGTCATCAATTT ATTCCAACTAATCGAGCTGGTTTGATCGAGTATAGATGCCATCCATTTTGGTCACAAAAATACTGTCCATCACATGAACATGATAACACAGCTCGTTGTTGTAGTTGTGAACGCTTAGAG TCTTGGGATGCAAGATATATTTCAGTGGGAGATGGAAGGAGTCTATGCTTTGAATGTATGGAATCTGCTATCATGGACACTGGTGACTGTCAGCCATTGTATCATGCCATCAGAGATTATTATGAAGGAATGAATATGAGACTAGATCAACAAATTCCCATGCTTCTGGTCGAAAGACAAGCGCTTAATGAAGCTCTTGTTGGGGAGAAGAAT GGCCTCCATCACATGCCAGAGACAAGGGGCTTATGCCTTTCTGAAGAGCAGACAGTCACCAGT ATTCTCAAACGGCCGAGAATTGGAGGCCATCAACTTATAGGAATGAGAACACAACCTCAAAAGTTGACTCGAAGATGTGAAGTTACTGCCATTCTTGTTCTCTATAGTCTCCCAAG ATTACTAACTGGTGCTATTCTTGCTCATGAGTTGATGCATGGCTGGTTACGTCTGAAAG GCTACCGCAATCTTAATCCTGAAGTAGAGGAAGGTATCTGTCAAGTGCTTTCATACATGTGGCTTGAAACAGAAGTAATGCCAGGATTCAAAAACATGCCATCCACGTCTACAGCAGCTTCTTCTTCCACTTCCTCATCCTCATCGAAGAAGGGAGGAAAGTCAAATGTGGAACAGAAGCTTGGTGAATTTTTCATGCATCAAATTGCCAATGATTCTTCCCCAGCATATGGAGGAGGGTTTAGAGCAGCTAATGCAGCTGTCAATAAGTTTGGTTTACGTCGTACTCTAGACCACATTCGTTTCACTGGAAGTTTCCCGTAA
- the LOC101309874 gene encoding mitochondrial substrate carrier family protein B-like, with protein MQTEARVGVVVDGGSQRALHAGHGGVAAVAQSLPQPQPKSLQQKHQSQIGTVSQLLAGGVAGALAKTCTAPLARLTILFQIQGMHSDVATMRKASIWREASRIVGEEGFRAFWKGNLVTIAHRLPYSSVNFYSYEQYKKILQTVPGLKNSRDNMSTDICVHFVGGGLAGITAATATYPLDLVRTRLAVQTNVMYYQGIGHALRTISRDEGIFGLYKGLGATLLGVGPSIAISFTVYETLRSYWQAQRPDDSTVLVSLACGSLSGIASSTATFPLDLVRRRKQLEGAGGRARVYTTGLFGTFKHIFRTEGLRGLYRGILPEYYKVVPGVGICFMTYETLKMLLADV; from the exons ATGCAGACGGAGGCGAGAGTTGGGGTGGTGGTGGATGGAGGATCTCAGAGAGCTCTACACGCCGGCCATGGCGGCGTCGCCGCCGTCGCGCAGTCACTGCCTCAGCCGCAACCCAAGTCTCTGCAGCAGAAACACCAGTCTCAGATCGGAACGGTGTCGCAGCTTCTAGCCGGAGGTGTGGCCGGAGCTCTGGCGAAGACGTGTACTGCGCCTCTGGCTCGTCTTACTATTCTCTTTCAG ATACAAGGTATGCACTCGGATGTTGCGACCATGAGAAAAGCTAGCATATGGCGTGAAGCCTCAAGAATTGTTGGTGAAGAGGGATTTAGAGCTTTCTGGAAAGGAAATCTGGTTACAATTGCTCACCGTCTTCCATATTCTTCCGTCAATTTCTATTCGTATGAGCAGTATAAAAAG ATTCTACAGACAGTTCCAGGACTCAAAAACTCCAGAGATAATATGAGTACGGACATTTGCGTACATTTTGTGGGTGGAGGTTTGGCAGGAATAACAGCTGCCACAGCCACATATCCTTTGGATCTTGTAAGGACACGCCTTGCAGTTCAG ACAAACGTAATGTACTACCAGGGCATTGGGCACGCGTTGCGAACTATTAGCAGGGATGAGGGTATCTTTGGTCTCTATAAAGGACTTGGAGCAACCCTCTTG GGTGTCGGGCCCAGTATAGCTATCAGTTTTACAGTATATGAGACATTAAGATCTTATTGGCAGGCCCAGAG GCCTGATGATTCTACTGTGCTGGTTAGTCTTGCTTGTGGGAGCCTTTCAGGAATCGCTTCATCAACAG CGACATTTCCATTGGATCTTGTGAGGCGACGCAAACAGTTGGAAGGTGCCGGTGGCCGAGCACGTGTCTACACAACAGGTCTTTTCGGTACATTTAAGCACATATTCAGGACAGAAGGCTTGCGCGGCTTATATAGAGGAATTCTACCAGAATACTACAAAGTGGTACCTGGGGTAGGCATTTGTTTTATGACATACGAGACACTGAAGATGCTTCTTGCAGATGTTTAG